The Chlorogloeopsis sp. ULAP01 sequence ATGGATGTACCCCACCGCCTACGGCACCTCCCCTTAGTAAGGGGAGGTTGGGAGGGGTTGAATATGAATCACTCAAAAAGTGAAATGGTATTAGCAAAAGTCTACTGAAGTCAACTTAAACACTTTATTCAATCGTCTTGAGACGCTTGAGCTATGAGCTAAGGATTTTAATCCTTGGTAATTGGGATAGTCTAAACAATAGTCAAGAAAAGTTCGTGAGCCTCCCACCTTCTTGTTAACCACACTTAATTACTACTTTCCCAAAATGAGATCCACTTTGGAGATAGCGGTACGCTTCCTGTGCTTCAGCAAACGAAAATATCCTATCAATTACAGGCTTAATTTGATGTTGGGCAATTATTTGATTCATTGCCTCAAACATCTCCCGACTGCCTACGTATATCCCCTGCACAGTTAAACTCTTAAACAGGATTGGCAAAGGATCTACCTCTGCTCCCATACCTGATAGCACACCAATTAAGCTAATGCGTCCTGCAATCCGCACTGCTTGCAGAGATTTCGGCAAAGTTCCTGCACCACCTACTTCTACTACATGATCTACACCAGTGCGATCGCTCAGTTCATAAACTTTCTTTTCCCAATCTGGGTTTGTTTTATAGTTAATCGTCTCGTCTGCACCTAATTCTTTCGCCCGTGCCAATTTCTCATCGCTGCTAGAAGTAATAATCACCCTAGCACCATGTATCTTGGCAAATTGAAGGGCAAACATAGATACTCCTCCTGTACCTAGTAATAATACGATTTCACCTGCTTTAATATTCCCCTTGGTTACCAGCGCGTGCCATGCCGTCACAGATGCACAGGGTAAAGTTGCACCTTCTTCGTAGGATAGGTGCTCAGGTAATATTACTAATCCATCTTGGTGTAAAACGACATACTCAGCTAACATTCCATCAATACCGGCTCCCAAATCCGATTTCATTTTCTGTCGATTTAGTTGCCCATCTATCCACTCTTGAAAGAAAATTCCAGCGACGCGATCGCCAACTTTCACTCGCGTTACACCTTCACCCACCGCTATAACTTCACCCGCACCATCAGACATGGGTATGAGAGGGTATTTTAGTCCAGAGCCATA is a genomic window containing:
- a CDS encoding NAD(P)-dependent alcohol dehydrogenase, with translation MKVYELQSNAGIDALILVTRAETKPQPGQVLIRVKATSLNYRDLMVAQGSYGSGLKYPLIPMSDGAGEVIAVGEGVTRVKVGDRVAGIFFQEWIDGQLNRQKMKSDLGAGIDGMLAEYVVLHQDGLVILPEHLSYEEGATLPCASVTAWHALVTKGNIKAGEIVLLLGTGGVSMFALQFAKIHGARVIITSSSDEKLARAKELGADETINYKTNPDWEKKVYELSDRTGVDHVVEVGGAGTLPKSLQAVRIAGRISLIGVLSGMGAEVDPLPILFKSLTVQGIYVGSREMFEAMNQIIAQHQIKPVIDRIFSFAEAQEAYRYLQSGSHFGKVVIKCG